The sequence TTTCCTGGTAAATGCCCGTACTCCAAAAATCTTTTCCTTCAGGAGAACGCATACAATAGAGATATTTACCGTCCACTCGGAAATCTGCTTTACATACTGGTGCAGTAAAACCTTTCGGCCCCCACCAGCGCATCACTAACTGAGGATCAGCCCAGGCCTGCCATACTTTGTCCCGAGCAACATTGAACACCCTTGAGATAACAAGTGCCTGCGAACCGCCTGTACTTTCTGCCATACAATTATTTAGTTAGTGTTTAAAAATTGTGCTAAAGAATCTAATCGATTTTCCCATAGAGCTTGATACTCTTGTAAATAGTGAGCTGCATTTTTGAGCGCTAGAGGAGACAACTTTACCAATTGTTTCTTCCCCTTGCGTCGCTTCACAATGAGCTGCGAATGCTCTAACACCTTGAGATGCTTAGAAACAGCAGCCAATGACAATTGATACGGCTGAGCAATTTCGCCAACTGTCAATTCCCGATCAGCCACCCTTTGTAAAATATCTCGCCTAGTGGGATCAGAAAGCGAACTAAAAATGGAATCTAGATTGAGATCATATTTAACCATACGGTTGAATGATAGGGGATTAATACCAATGAGTCAATAATGTATAATAAAAGGAGCCTATGAAAAATATACGCAAGCAACCTGGAGAGCTTATGCTAGAAATAGCGTTGCCTCCACCAATAATTCAACAAATAGAACAACTCCCCCCAGAACAACGAGCACTTTTTTGTTTTGCTCTCCGCCAAAGTCATGAGCTAAAAAGATTTTGTCGAGATCATGTTATCGGCAGTATAGCTTTAGTACTATCAGATGGGGAAACAAGCCTCAGTATTCATGTTGAGCCACAAAACATTGAACGAGGTATAACAGATCAAAAAAATCAGCTTCCTAACTTTAAGCACCCATTAGGTATCATGGTCACATACGCAATCACTGACCAGCCATACTTTCAATTACGCTATTTCCCAATTACAGCGGACACTGAGTATGTCCGCCAGGCAATAAAGAAAATACAAAGAGAAATGACTCCTGAAGATTTGGAATCTATGGATGTACCAATTAGTACACCGAAAGATTCTAGTTTATGGCGTGACCTGCTCAAGAGAATACTCAGTTAAAAACACGCAACATCAGACAAGAAAGTAATGTCACTTCTCAATACAAGCTCTTGTACATAAAAACTCAATGTAGCGCAACCTATTGTGGACACTGAGGCAACTTTCAGCGATTATTTACATTGCAAATCAATTTTCATCAATTATAATAGCGATGAAAGTAACAAAGTCATGGACCATTCACTGCCAATTTCCTTAGCAGCCGAACCTGTTTTTATGTTGGGTAGCTTCGCTATTACCAATGCCCTGCTAACAAATGTTATCCTGGCTATTATTTTGCTCAGCATGCTTTATTTATTCCCCCAGAGAACTAGCTATATTCCCGAACAATTACAAAATTTTTGCGAGCTGGTATATGAACAATTACTCAACTTAGTCGAGTCAGTAATTGACAATAAAAAAGTGATCTCAGATGTACTACCTATAGTAGCCACTTTTTTTGTTTATATTGTCACCAGCAATTGGTTAGGCTTGGTACCGGGAATCGGCTCTATTGGGATTTATGAAATGCATGATGGCCACAACACCTTCATTCCCCTCCTCCGAGGCTCCAATAGTGATCTTAATCAAACAATAGTATTAGGGTTTATTTCTATTTTTGCTATTCAGTGGTATGGATTTAAATATCAAGGCCTCCAGTACTTCAAGAAGTTTTTCAATCTTTCTAATCCCATCTATACTTTTGTCGGATTGCTTGAACTACTTTCAGAAATAGTAAAAATATTCTCTTTTGCTTTTCGTCTTTACGGCAATATTTTCGCCGGTGAGGTATTATTGATAGTTGTTTCTGGTCTATCTCCCTTTTTGGCACCTGTTCCCTTTTTAGGGTTGGAGCTCTTTACCGGTTTGATTCAAGCATTAGTCTTTACCATGCTAACTGTAGTATTCCTACGCACCGCCACCGAGAGTCACGTCCATTAATACTTCTACCGCGCGTATTTTTAACAAGTACTCGCAGTAGAGAGATTAATCTCTCCAAATCTTAACTCATTGATTTATGGCAGACGAATTGGCAATTACAGTAATTATGAGCATTGGTGTAATCGGCCCAGCTTTAGCTATTGCCCTTATTGGCAGCAATGGCATGAAAGCTATTGGGCGAAATCCTGAAGCAGCCTCAAAAGTACAAGGCAGTATGATGCTCGCTCTCGCCTTTGCTGAAGCATTAGCAATTTATTGTCTTGTTGTCTCACTGATCCTTAAATTCACTTAATACCAACTGTAACTATGGCTGAATTACTTAGTAAGCTAGGTATTAATTGGACATTATTGATAGCCCAGTTAGTAAATTTCTTGCTTTTATTTCTACTTTTACGCCGTTTTCTTTTTCTACCTTTACAAAGTAAGCTGCTTACTCGCAGAGCTGATATTGCTAAGCTGGTAAAAGAACGGCAAGAAATAGAGCAAATAAAACAAGCTACTGAAGAGCTGTATCATGCCAATATCGCTCAGGCCAAAAAGGAAGCTGATCACATTATTAAACATGCCCAAGAAGCAGCCAGTCGCAGTGCCAGTGAAATGATAGAAATGGCCAAAGCTCAGGCTGATAAAGTAATTAAAGATGCTGAGGCTAAGATTCAAAGCCAAACAGCCACAGCAATCACGCTCATTCGCCAAGAAACCGCAGAGCTTGCAGTAATGCTGGCTGAGAAAGTGTTACAGCAAGAACTCAGCACGCCTAAAAAGCAAATTCAACTTTTAGAGAAAGAATTAGCTACTAAGATTCATTGAATACTATGCTAAAGGTAAGCGACTTAGCAAAACAATGCGTGAAGCATTTTCCTGAGATAACAATCAAAGATATAGAAATAATTTTCACCGTCCTTGATGATCAGAAAGTTTTTTCTTTCCTCAGTGATAAGCATATACCCATACAGACAAAATTGCGTACTTTAAAGAAAATAAAAGGTCCGGCATATCTTAAAGGCGCCTTGCTATTTTTAGCCAGTGCTTTGGCAGAAGAGACAATTTTGCGGACTTCTCTTGAGGCTAGGATTACCGGTGAAATCCTGGCTAATAGTGGCAAAACGACCGTAATTGATATCACTTTGGCACAATCTCTCGGTAGCAAAGTACAAAAACAGCTCGAAGCATTCATCAATAAAGAACTACTAAAAAGCAAGAAGTCC comes from Candidatus Abawacabacteria bacterium and encodes:
- a CDS encoding winged helix-turn-helix transcriptional regulator, which gives rise to MVKYDLNLDSIFSSLSDPTRRDILQRVADRELTVGEIAQPYQLSLAAVSKHLKVLEHSQLIVKRRKGKKQLVKLSPLALKNAAHYLQEYQALWENRLDSLAQFLNTN
- the atpB gene encoding F0F1 ATP synthase subunit A, which produces MDHSLPISLAAEPVFMLGSFAITNALLTNVILAIILLSMLYLFPQRTSYIPEQLQNFCELVYEQLLNLVESVIDNKKVISDVLPIVATFFVYIVTSNWLGLVPGIGSIGIYEMHDGHNTFIPLLRGSNSDLNQTIVLGFISIFAIQWYGFKYQGLQYFKKFFNLSNPIYTFVGLLELLSEIVKIFSFAFRLYGNIFAGEVLLIVVSGLSPFLAPVPFLGLELFTGLIQALVFTMLTVVFLRTATESHVH
- a CDS encoding ATP synthase F0 subunit C, giving the protein MADELAITVIMSIGVIGPALAIALIGSNGMKAIGRNPEAASKVQGSMMLALAFAEALAIYCLVVSLILKFT
- the atpF gene encoding F0F1 ATP synthase subunit B, producing the protein MAELLSKLGINWTLLIAQLVNFLLLFLLLRRFLFLPLQSKLLTRRADIAKLVKERQEIEQIKQATEELYHANIAQAKKEADHIIKHAQEAASRSASEMIEMAKAQADKVIKDAEAKIQSQTATAITLIRQETAELAVMLAEKVLQQELSTPKKQIQLLEKELATKIH
- a CDS encoding F0F1 ATP synthase subunit delta; its protein translation is MLKVSDLAKQCVKHFPEITIKDIEIIFTVLDDQKVFSFLSDKHIPIQTKLRTLKKIKGPAYLKGALLFLASALAEETILRTSLEARITGEILANSGKTTVIDITLAQSLGSKVQKQLEAFINKELLKSKKSLYAVYHIDPDMLGGIIIAQENFTWNYSVRKQLDQFKQMFTSTTFDSSL